GGAACAAGCCCCGCTACCAGGACCTCGGGCCCGACTGCTTCACCCGACCAGAACCCGAACGTGCCATGCACCGAATGACCAAGGAAGCCAACCGTCTCGGTCTGACCGTACGCTTCGAACGCATAACCGCGACGGCCTGAACACGTGTCAGAGTCAAGGTCGGACGATCGCTGGACCCTTCGTGTCGGCTCACTGAAATGAAGCTGCGGAGATAAGGTGCGTAGGGCTTTGTCAATGCGTGTCGGCTATCTTCGGTCGCCTGCGCAGCTGGTTGCCGCTCGGAGGAAATAGCCGTGCAAATCTGTGTGGTGGCGCTCGGAAAGATCGGCCTGCCGCTGGCCGTCCAGTTCGCGGCGAAAGGCCACTACGTCATCGGCTCCGACGTGGACGAACGAGTCGTGCACCTGGTAAATGAGGGCGTTGAGCCTTTCCCCGGCGAGGCTGAACTCGCTGAGAGGCTGAAGAGCGTCGTCGGGGCGGGGCGGCTGCTGGCCACCACCGACACGACCGCGGCGGTCACGCACGCCGAGGCGGTCGTGCTGGTCGTTCCGGTATACGTCGACGCCCAGGGCATGCCCGACTTCGGCTGGATGGACCAAGCGACGCAGGCGGTGGCGCGCGGACTGCGGCCGGGCACACTCGTGTCCTATGAGACGACACTGCCCGTCGGTACCACTCGAGGGCGCTGGGCGCCCATGCTCGAGCAGGGCAGCGGGCTGACCGCGGGCCGGGACTTCGCTCTCGTCTTCAGCCCCGAAAGGGTGCTGACCGGACGTGTATTCGCCGACCTGTGCCGCTACCCCAAGCTGCTCGGCGGCATCGACGTGGCCTCCGCCCGCCGAGGTGTCGAGTTCTACGAGTCCGTCCTCGACTTCGACGTACGCGACGAACTGCCTCGTCCCAACGGCGTCTGGGACCTCGGCTCGGCGGAGGCCGCGGAGTTCGCGAAGCTGGCCGAGACGACCTACCGTGACGTGAACATCGGGCTGGCGAACCAGTTCGCACGGTTCGCGGACCGCATCGGCATCGACATCGAGCTGGTGATCGACGGCTGCAACTCGCAGCCGTACAGCCACATCCACAGGCCTGGCATCGCCGTAGGCGGTCACTGCATTCCCGTCTATCCGCGGATGTATCTGTGGAACGACCCGGACGCGACAGTCGTGCAAGAGGCCCGTACGGCCAATGCCTCGATGCCCGAGTACGCGGTACGGCGGCTTGCGGAGGTGTACGGCGACCTGACCGGCGCAGGCGTGCTCGTATTGGGCGCCGCCTATCGGGGCGGCGTCAAGGAGACAGCGTTCTCCGGGGTGTTCCCCGTCGTCGAGGCGCTGCGGGCGCGCGGCGCCGAGCCGTACGTGTCCGACCCGCTGTACACGGCCGATGATCTGAGGGCACTCGGCCTGCCGCCGTACAGCGGACAGACAGTCACCGCCGCTGTCGTCCAAGCCGATCACGGCGAGTACCGAGAGCTCGGATCCGACCGGTTCCCGGAGGTGCGCGTCGTGGTCGACGGGCGGCGGATCGCCGACCCCGATCGATGGGCCGGGGCCGAGGTGATCCTGCTCGGTGCGCCGACCCGGACGGCTCAGCGGGCTTGAGATCCGCTCACACGATCTTCCAGCGCCCGCACCACACGGGGTGCTGCTTCGCCGTCGCCGTACGGCACGCCGCGTGAGCTCTTGGGCGCAGGACGCAGGACGGTGTCACGCCATGCCTGGGAGCCCAGTGCACAGGGATCCGGCACGAGTGCGTTCCAGCCGCCCCGGAGCGTTTCGGGCCATTCCGTCTCCGTACGGAGTGTCGTGCAGACGCGCTCCAAGAGGAACGCCTCTTTCTGGAGTCCTCCCGAGTCCGTGATCACACCACGCGAGCCGAGCACCGTGCGGATCAGCTCGGCGTAGGGAAGGGGGCGGCCGATACGGAGGGAGCCGCTGTCGAGCTTGATGCCGAAGTCCTCTGCACGTGCGAGCAGCCTGGGATGGGCGGCCAGGGCGACGGGAACCGGCAGACTGGACAGGGCATCCACGAGAGCGGCCAGGCGATCGGGACGATCCGTGTTCTCGGCCCGGTGCAATGTGGCGAAGAGGTAGGGCTCCTGGGCGTCGACGAAGGCCGGAAGTGCGGCGGTGGCCTTGTCCCTCAGCACCTTGTCCCTGATGCGCAGGCACGTGTCGACCATGACGTCCCCGGTCAGGACCACACGGTCGGCCAGGCCCTCGGCTGCCAGGTGGTGCACCGCCTCCTCGGTGGGTGCGAGCAGCAGATCGGCAGCGTGGTCCGTGAGGACGCGGTTGTGCTCCTCGGGCATCCGCCGGTTGAAAGAGCGCAGGCCCGCTTCCAGGTGGGCAACGGGGATGTGCTGTTTGGCAGCGGAAAGGGCGCCGGCAAGAGTGGAGTTGGTGTCTCCGTAAACGAGCACCCATTCAGGGTGTGCGGCGGCGATGACGGGATCGAGGGCCGCCAGGATGGTACCGGTCTGCACTCCGTGGGTGCCCGAGCCGACGCCCAGGTGCACATGGGGCTCGGGGATGGAGAGGCCGGTGAAGAAGACGTCGGACAGATCGGCGTCGTAGTGCTGACCGGTGTGGACGATCATATGATCGTGCTCTGTATCGCCGAACGCTGCGGCGACTGCGGCAAGTTTGACGAATTGGGGTCGCGCCCCGACTACGCTCATGACCTTCATGGGCTCGACTTTTCTCGGTATTGAGCTGAAAGCTCCGTCAGAATTCCGTCGTTCTCCGAGTAGAGATTCCCATTGCTCGGGCACTCCCAGAGTCCGACCCGATCCGGCAGTGCGCGCAGACGCTCGCCGGCAGGTCCCACCCATCCGATCCGTTGGGCAGGGACACCGGCGACGAGGGCGAAATCCGGCACGTCCTTGGTGACGACGGCCCCCGCGGCGACCATCGCCCAGCGGCCGATGCCGACCGGAGCCACACACACTGAGTGTGCGCCGAGTGACGCGCCCTCAGCGACCCGGACCCCGACCGCCTCCCAGTCACCGGCGCGCTTCAGACGTCCGTCCGCGCCGACGGCGCGAGGACTGCGGTCGTTCGTGAGGACGACCGCGGGCCCGACGAAGACGCCGTCGGCCAGCTCGGCAGGCTCATACACCAGCGCATGGTTCTGAATCTTGACCCTGTGGCCGATCTTCACCCCGGGTCCCACATAGACACCCCGGCCCACGACGCAGTCGCAGCCGAGCACGGCTTCCTCGCGGATCTGCGCGAGTTCCCACACAGTCGTACCCGGGCCGAGCACGGCCGACTCGTCGACCTGCGCACCGGGCGCGATCCGCACCTGCGCAAACGCCACCTCACCGCTTTGGTTCATGTGCTGAGCAACGAGCACTGACTGCTCCGGGTACTGGTCTCCGGGTACTGCTCTGCGGGTAGCCTCGCCAGGCTGGTTCCTGGCCCCCGGCAGGGGTGCTCGTCATGACCGCTGGGGGACCACCGCCAGGGTCGGCGTGCGCGGGCTTCGCAGGCTCACGGATGCCTTCCGCCGTGCCGAGTCGAGGACCGCCTCCGCCACCTCCACCGTCCTCAGCCCCTGATCGAGCGTGACAATGTCCGTGGCCTTCCCGTCCACGGCATCACGGAACAGCTCGTGCTCGACGAGGAGCGGCTCACGCTTGGGGATGGCGTAGCGGACCATGTCGCCCTCGGCCACACCGCGGAAGGCGCGCAGGGCCTCCCACTCGGTGGCCACCGCTCCGTTGGCGTGGAAGGTCAGGTCTGCCGTGAGAGTGTCGGCGACGAGGCAGCCACGCTCGCCGGTCACCGACGTGTAGCGCTCCTTGTGGGGGCTGAGCCAGTTGACGAGGTGGCTGACCAGGGTGCCGTCGCTGAGGTCGCCGACCACGGAGACCATGTCCTCATGGAGTCGGCCGCTCTTGGACACCGTGCGCGCGCAGAGCGAGACGTAGTCGTGGCCGGTGACCCAACTGGTGAGGTCGATGTCGTGGGTGGCCAGGTCCTTGACGACCCCGACGTCGGCGATGCGGTGCGGGAAGGGTCCCTGGCGCCGCGTGACCACTTGGAAGACGTCCCCGAGTTCTCCCGCCTCGAGTCGGCAACGCAGGCTCCGCAGGGCCGGGTTGAACCGCTCGATGTGTCCGACACCGGCGACCAGTCCCGCTCTGTCGAAGGCGTCGACCAGTCGCTGTGCGGCCGTCGCCGAGTGGGCGAGCGGCTTCTCGATCAGCGCGGGCACGCCGTTGTCGGCCAAGGCCAGGCCGACCTCCTCGTGCGACGCCGTGGGACAGGCGACCACCGCGTAGTCGAGTCCACGCGCGAGCAGCTCATGCAGGGTGGGGACGACAAGGGTGTTCCGGCCGGCACCCGTGGTATCACCTGCCGGGTCCATGACGCCCACCAGCTCGACGCCGTCGAGCGACGACAACACCCGGGCATGGTTGCGTCCCATGGCTCCAAGGCCGATGAGCCCGGCCCGCAGGGTGCGCCGGCTCACCCGACTCTTCCGGCATCGTTCACGGCCTGTGCGATCCGCTCCAGCTCGGCCTGCCGCAGGGTCGGGTGCACCGGGAGGGACAGAACCTCCGTCGCTGCCCGATCGGTCTCGGGCAGGGGCGGGCTGCCCTGGTCCTGATAGGGCCTGAGTCGGTGGATCGGGGTCGGGTAGTACACCGCGCTGCCGATGCCCTGTCGCGCCAGGTCCCGCTGCACGGAATCCCGGAGACCGCCCGGGATGCGGACCGTGTACTGGTGGTAGACGTGCCGCGCACCGTCGGCCTCCTGCGGAACGGACAGCGCCTCGATGCGGGTGTCGAGCACCTTGGCGTTGGCTCTCCGCCGCTCCGTCCAGGCCGGCAGCTGCTTCAGCTGCTCACGGCCGACGGCCGCCGCGACGTCGGTCATCCGCATGTTGGCCCCGACGATCTCGTTCTCGTAGCGCTGCTCCATGCCCTGGTTCCGCAGAAGCCGAAGGGTGCGGGCGAGGTGCGGGTCGGCGGTCGAAATGATGCCGCCCTCGAGAGCGTGCATGTTTTTCGTGGGATAGAAGCTGAAGCATCCCGCCTCACCGAAGGTGCCGACGGGGCGTCCGTGCAGCGTGGCTCCGTGCGCCTGACAGGCGTCCTCCAGTACGGCGAGCCCATGGCGTGCGGCAACTTGCATCAGCTGGTCCATGGGCGCGGGGTGCCCATACAGATGCACCGGCATGAGCGCGGCGGTGCGCGGACCGATCATCGCTGATACGGCGAGCGGGTCGAGGCAGTAGGTGCTTGACGTGATGTCGGCGAAGACTGGATCGGCGCCTACCAGGCGTACTGCGTTGGCGGTCGCCGCGAACGAGAACGAGGGCACCACGACCTCGTCTCCCGGTCCGATGCCCAGAGCCATGAGGCTCAGCTGCAGGGCGGAGGTTCCTGAGTTGACCGCTACGCAGGCGCGGCCGGCGACCAATTCGGAGAACGCGTCTTCGAACGCGGCCACTTCCGGGCCCTGGACGACACGGCCACTACGCAGAACGCGTACGGCCGCAGCGATCTCGGCTTCTCCGATCACGGGTCTGGCCGCCGGGATCGATGGAAGGGAGCGGGTCACTGGACTTCTCCGTTCGGGGGGCGAAAGAGAGTCGACCCACGTTCAACTGCTGCTTGCCTCGTCCGGTTTTCCTGCGCGCCGCGCATCCACCCTTATGGATGATCGCGGTACGACCGGCTCCACCGCCCGAGGCGAGACGGCGACATCGATGACGCATCGCTCACAGCCGAACCAGTCCGCTCACCTCCCTGGCGATCTCCAGGGCACACTCGTACAGCTCCTCACGAGGCCCGCCCCAGGGGTCCGAGATGTCGTCCTCGGTCTGCGGGACCGGGGCCGCGGTACCGCGACGGTTGGCAGCCGCTGCCACCACGGCCTCGAATCCGCCCCGACCCTCCCCTGCGGTTCCCCCGTTCGCGAGCCGCACGAACTCCTTCAGGGTGAAGCAGCGCCGCATCGCCGCCGGGGCGAGGCGGACGGCCGCCTCGCGGTGCTCGCGCGCGAGTCCGAGGACCAGTGGGGCACCCGCCATGAGCTGTGCGGTGAGCGGCCGGGAGACGAATCCGGAGCCGTCGCCGCCCAGCCGTTCCAGGACCGCCCGTGTGGTCTCCTCCATGCGGGGACGGTGACACGCCTGCGTACCGGCGCTCTCCGGCCGCAGGACCGAACCCGGCGGCAGCCTCGCCGCCAGAAGGCGCTCGGCGAGCACCGAGCGGTACACGTTGGCCGTGCAGACGAACAGGATCCGAGTCATGTCCCGTCCGTGGTGCGCGTCACCGCCGGGGCGGCCGCATCCTCCGGCGTGGCCGACGTACGCGGAGCGGGCAGCTCGCCGTAGGCGCCGTAACGGCCGTAACGGCCGCCCTTGGCAACCGGAGCCATGCTGAACACGGTGCCGAGCACGCGCGCGCCCACGCGCTCCAGCGATTCCTTGGCGGTGCGCACCTGGTCCCGGTTGGTCTTCCCGGCCCGTACGACGAGCAGCGCGCCCTGGGTGAGAGAGGCGAGCCCCGCGGTGTCGGCGACCGGCAGCAGCGGCGCCGTGTCGATGATCACGACGTCGTACATGTCCGCGAGCTCGCGCAGCACCTCTTCCATACGCGCCGAGGCGAGCAGTTCCGCGGGGTTCGGCGGCACAGCGCCGCTGGCGAGCACCGAGAGCCCGCCGGCGACCTTCTGCATCACATCCTCGACACGGGCCTGTCCGATGAGCACCGTGGTCAGACCGCCGTCCTGGACGAGGCCGAAAGCCGGTGCCACGCAGGGGCGGCGGAGGTCGCCGTCCACGAGGCAGGTGGAGACGCCGGCCTCGGCGAGGGACCGGGCGAGGTTCATCGCGATGTTCGTCTTGCCCTCACTGGGCACCGAGCTCGTCACCATGATGATCCGCGGCGGATCGTCGACCTGTGAGAACTGCAGGTTCGTCCGCAGCTTGCGGAACGCCTCGGCACGCTCGGAGTACCCGTCGGCACTGATCAGCGGCTGCCTTGGGGCGTTCCTGTCGTACGGGATGGTGGCGAGGCCGGGCATGTCGGTGAAAGCACCCAGTGCCTCGCTCGTCTTGAACGTGGTGTCGAGCATCTCAAGGAGGGCCACCAGCCCGGCGGCGAGCAGCAGGCCGCCCACCACACCCGCGGCCAGGTTGAGCAACGGGCGGGGCTCTGTGGGAGAGGTCGGGGCGACGGCTGCCTCGGTGACGCCCAGGGAGACCGGGGAGACCGGGCGTACGGGCGCGTCGTCATCGGCCCCGTCGCCCTTCTTGGATGTCGAGGAGACCGGCCGCTTGGGGGTCTCCAACTGCTCGACGACCGAACTGAACCGCTTTGCCACGGCGTTGGCGATGCGCGCCGCGCGCCGGGGCGAGGTGTCCCGGACGGTGATGTCGATGAGCACGGTCTTGAGCGGGACGACGGCGGTGATCCGGGACGCCAGCTCCTCCGGAGTGGTGTGCAGCCGCAGCTGTTTCACCACCGGAGCGGTGACCTGACGGGTCCTCACGATCTCGGCGTACGACTGCACGCGCGCCTGCGAGAACGTCTGCCCCTGGTTCAGATCGATGGTGTTCTCGCCGGCGCGGGTGGCGACGAAGAGCTGCGTCCTCGCCTCGTAGACGGGGGTGCTCGCGCTTGTCACGGCGAGCGCCGTCCCGACCGCGAGAACCAGACAGACCACGACCGTCGGCCATCGTCTGGCAAGAGCCTTCAGGAATCCTTGGAGATCCAAGCTGCACCCCTCACGGGACTGAGGGAACCACCCGAATCGGGGCTTTCTGTTCCCTATGGACGATGTCGACCATAGGGACTCGGACTCGTCGAAAGAGGGATCCGCCCCTTGTGTCGCCCCCTCGAAAGTCCCTTGCGACGCGCACCGCGCGAGCCGGGACTGGGCCAATCCGGTGACTTCTCGCGCCATCAGACCAACGAGTGTCGTTATGTTCTCTTTGCGCCATGTATCCAGGTCTTGGTGTCCACACCGAATGACGGCCGCCGCACGATCAGGCCCGGACCCAAGTCGAGGAGATTGAAGAAGATGACAGCATCACGCAGATGGCGGGCCGCTCTGGTGTCGGCGGCCTCGACTGCCATTCTCATCGGAGCACCGCTGATCGGGGCGCAGGCCGCCTCGGCGCTGCCGTACCCGCCGCCGCCCCCGCCCCTGTCCGTCAGCACCACGACGGTGACAGCCGGGGATTCCCTGGACTTCAGCACCGCCGCCGGGGTGTTCGCCCCCAGGTCGAGCGTCACGGCGCTGCTGGAATCGACCCCGGTCGTGCTCGGCCACTTCCGGGCCCGGGCCGACGGATCGGTTTCGGGGACCGTGACCATCCCGGTGAACACCATCACCGGCTGGCACGTGTTCCGGCTCACCTCGTCTCATCCCGACCCGAGCGTCGGCGTCAGCATCTACGTGCAGGGCAGTGTGAAGCCCACCCCGCCCCCCAGGCCGCCCCACCACCCGGGCAAGCCCGGGCACCACGGCACGCCGGGACACAGTGGCCACAACGGAGGTGGCGTCGGACGCAGCGACTCCCACGAACTCGCCGCAGCCGTCGACCCGGCGAGCTACCCGGACGTGAGCCGGCACACCGAGAAGCTCGCGGCGACGGGCAGTGACAAGGCCCTGGTGATCGGCGGCACCGCGACCGCCCTCCTCACGGCCGGTGGTGGCACGATGCTGGCCGTGCGCCGTCGTCGCAGCTCCTGACGATCAGAGCGTGCCCACAGCAGGACCACGGCGTCCCGGCCCCGGCCGGGGCGCCGTCCGCGTGCCCGGCACCAGCCGTTGCGGCAACGGGTGGCGCGGCGTCGCCGCACGGTGCTCCTGGCCACCGCTCCCTGTGCATCGGAGCCACCGCGCTTCTCTCCCGATCCGAGCCGGTCGCGGCCCGGGGGCGTCCCAGCAGTGCCCGACGATCCGGCCTGCCGAGGCCGCACTCACCGACGGCAGGCCGGCCTCACCAGGTCGAACACGAGGACCGACCCCGGGGCTTGGGGAGGGTTTCGAGGACCTTCGCCCGCAGGCTTCGGCGGCGAAGTCGCCTCCGGCTCCCCTCGTCCGGCATGAGGTACCCCTGGCGGCCCCTGGG
Above is a genomic segment from Streptomyces sp. SLBN-31 containing:
- a CDS encoding acyltransferase — translated: MNQSGEVAFAQVRIAPGAQVDESAVLGPGTTVWELAQIREEAVLGCDCVVGRGVYVGPGVKIGHRVKIQNHALVYEPAELADGVFVGPAVVLTNDRSPRAVGADGRLKRAGDWEAVGVRVAEGASLGAHSVCVAPVGIGRWAMVAAGAVVTKDVPDFALVAGVPAQRIGWVGPAGERLRALPDRVGLWECPSNGNLYSENDGILTELSAQYREKSSP
- the wecB gene encoding non-hydrolyzing UDP-N-acetylglucosamine 2-epimerase; the protein is MKVMSVVGARPQFVKLAAVAAAFGDTEHDHMIVHTGQHYDADLSDVFFTGLSIPEPHVHLGVGSGTHGVQTGTILAALDPVIAAAHPEWVLVYGDTNSTLAGALSAAKQHIPVAHLEAGLRSFNRRMPEEHNRVLTDHAADLLLAPTEEAVHHLAAEGLADRVVLTGDVMVDTCLRIRDKVLRDKATAALPAFVDAQEPYLFATLHRAENTDRPDRLAALVDALSSLPVPVALAAHPRLLARAEDFGIKLDSGSLRIGRPLPYAELIRTVLGSRGVITDSGGLQKEAFLLERVCTTLRTETEWPETLRGGWNALVPDPCALGSQAWRDTVLRPAPKSSRGVPYGDGEAAPRVVRALEDRVSGSQAR
- a CDS encoding low molecular weight phosphatase family protein, with product MTRILFVCTANVYRSVLAERLLAARLPPGSVLRPESAGTQACHRPRMEETTRAVLERLGGDGSGFVSRPLTAQLMAGAPLVLGLAREHREAAVRLAPAAMRRCFTLKEFVRLANGGTAGEGRGGFEAVVAAAANRRGTAAPVPQTEDDISDPWGGPREELYECALEIAREVSGLVRL
- a CDS encoding nucleotide sugar dehydrogenase, which codes for MQICVVALGKIGLPLAVQFAAKGHYVIGSDVDERVVHLVNEGVEPFPGEAELAERLKSVVGAGRLLATTDTTAAVTHAEAVVLVVPVYVDAQGMPDFGWMDQATQAVARGLRPGTLVSYETTLPVGTTRGRWAPMLEQGSGLTAGRDFALVFSPERVLTGRVFADLCRYPKLLGGIDVASARRGVEFYESVLDFDVRDELPRPNGVWDLGSAEAAEFAKLAETTYRDVNIGLANQFARFADRIGIDIELVIDGCNSQPYSHIHRPGIAVGGHCIPVYPRMYLWNDPDATVVQEARTANASMPEYAVRRLAEVYGDLTGAGVLVLGAAYRGGVKETAFSGVFPVVEALRARGAEPYVSDPLYTADDLRALGLPPYSGQTVTAAVVQADHGEYRELGSDRFPEVRVVVDGRRIADPDRWAGAEVILLGAPTRTAQRA
- a CDS encoding DegT/DnrJ/EryC1/StrS aminotransferase family protein yields the protein MTRSLPSIPAARPVIGEAEIAAAVRVLRSGRVVQGPEVAAFEDAFSELVAGRACVAVNSGTSALQLSLMALGIGPGDEVVVPSFSFAATANAVRLVGADPVFADITSSTYCLDPLAVSAMIGPRTAALMPVHLYGHPAPMDQLMQVAARHGLAVLEDACQAHGATLHGRPVGTFGEAGCFSFYPTKNMHALEGGIISTADPHLARTLRLLRNQGMEQRYENEIVGANMRMTDVAAAVGREQLKQLPAWTERRRANAKVLDTRIEALSVPQEADGARHVYHQYTVRIPGGLRDSVQRDLARQGIGSAVYYPTPIHRLRPYQDQGSPPLPETDRAATEVLSLPVHPTLRQAELERIAQAVNDAGRVG
- a CDS encoding polysaccharide biosynthesis tyrosine autokinase yields the protein MDLQGFLKALARRWPTVVVCLVLAVGTALAVTSASTPVYEARTQLFVATRAGENTIDLNQGQTFSQARVQSYAEIVRTRQVTAPVVKQLRLHTTPEELASRITAVVPLKTVLIDITVRDTSPRRAARIANAVAKRFSSVVEQLETPKRPVSSTSKKGDGADDDAPVRPVSPVSLGVTEAAVAPTSPTEPRPLLNLAAGVVGGLLLAAGLVALLEMLDTTFKTSEALGAFTDMPGLATIPYDRNAPRQPLISADGYSERAEAFRKLRTNLQFSQVDDPPRIIMVTSSVPSEGKTNIAMNLARSLAEAGVSTCLVDGDLRRPCVAPAFGLVQDGGLTTVLIGQARVEDVMQKVAGGLSVLASGAVPPNPAELLASARMEEVLRELADMYDVVIIDTAPLLPVADTAGLASLTQGALLVVRAGKTNRDQVRTAKESLERVGARVLGTVFSMAPVAKGGRYGRYGAYGELPAPRTSATPEDAAAPAVTRTTDGT
- a CDS encoding Gfo/Idh/MocA family oxidoreductase, coding for MGRNHARVLSSLDGVELVGVMDPAGDTTGAGRNTLVVPTLHELLARGLDYAVVACPTASHEEVGLALADNGVPALIEKPLAHSATAAQRLVDAFDRAGLVAGVGHIERFNPALRSLRCRLEAGELGDVFQVVTRRQGPFPHRIADVGVVKDLATHDIDLTSWVTGHDYVSLCARTVSKSGRLHEDMVSVVGDLSDGTLVSHLVNWLSPHKERYTSVTGERGCLVADTLTADLTFHANGAVATEWEALRAFRGVAEGDMVRYAIPKREPLLVEHELFRDAVDGKATDIVTLDQGLRTVEVAEAVLDSARRKASVSLRSPRTPTLAVVPQRS